AGTCCGTGCACACTTCAAAGCAAGCAGGCATGCATGCGCTGCGTGCCTGTCACAAACTTTGGTCGCAGCGCGACCACCGCCGCGCGTGATGCGTGCGTACGTGCAGGGGCGGAGCCGTAATAGCCTTGCAATTTAGACTAAAATAAGTGGCAAATATTATATTAATAAAAATAGATCGGATGTAATTATTTTTAAATCTAAATACTACATAATGTACAAAGGAGCATATGAGCTGGGCCTGTGCTGCAGCACGTCCAGCACAGGTCCTTGCTCTGCCTCCGCGTACGTGTAACGTGTGGTTGTGGCGGACGGGATTTCTCTGCAGCACTTTCCTATAACATGATCCAACTGCACGGTAAAGCAGAAGATCCGTTTCCGGCTGTGGCATGTGTATAGGGATGGCAACGGGCACAAACTTGCTAGGTTTTGCTATTCCAAACCCGTACCCGCGAAAATTATTTAGATCCATTAGAAAACTCATACACATAATGGGTATAAAATTTTGCCCAAACTCAAACCCGTCGAGTTAACGGGTACCCACGGGTCGCCCACGGGTCATCCGTCATCCGTGACCGAGGATATTTCTTTACGCATTAGTTGCACCATTGCCATGATAGAAGCTTGTCAATGATCAATATGTGCATATTCTTCTCATTATCGACTATGCTTCAATTTAAACAACTAAGAGAGACAATACATTTATCTAAGCAATAAGTTATAGTTTGCATAAATATAGAATAAGCAATAAGTTTATAATTTATTGTATAAAGATACTAGAGGGAATAAAATTACATGTAACAAGTTTACTACTTCAAGTGGCAATGGTATCAACAAATTTGTTATAAATTTACAATTTAGGTATTGAAATCAAGTTTGTTACAAGTCCATAATAATAAAATGATGGTATTAACATCAAATTTGTTAGAAGTTCACAATAAAATGGTAGTATGTACTTAGATTGCATCAGATTTAAAAAATCCACGGGTTTACAAGTTTAGGTATTGTAGGAATAAATCTATGGCCATAAATCTAAAGGGATAAATCCAACGGGTAGAACTTCTTGCCCATTAACGAAACTATGGGTCTAAAAGTTGATCCCTTAATAAAGTAAAATCTATTGGATTTTAAATTTCGAATACCCATTGCCATCCGTAGCCCCGTGGCCCTCGGCCGGTATGCAGGCGTGCTCTCGCCAAAGCAACTCGGCAAAGTTTGCAGCCACTGCGCTGCGCCGAACGTGTGGAAAGAAGGTGCATGCCAGTTTTGGAACTGCGCGGAGTGCCAGGCATGCACACCGAACTGGTGGGTTTGTCCCGTGCGGCTCGTGACCTTCTTGACTTGTGAACAGTGACCCGTCAACCCTGCATCAATCAGATCGACACAAAGTTTTTCACCAAGACTACTATTATATGTATAGGATTTCACCAAGTGGAACATCGTGGTCCAAATTCGAGTTATGTCATCTGGATCCTAGTATTCGAAATGCCTACGATCCTAGGTTGACTCCATGTAAATTATATTAACCTGCAAATTTATCTGAGTAAAATTCATAGATCCACCTCATCAAAGATTATAATCCTGTTTCTAAGCAATAAAGCTAGGTCCTACTACCTGCCCAACAAAATTGCCACAGTAGATGGCCAGATGGGCTGGACTAAATGGGCGGCCCGAAGAAGCATGGACCAGGCATGGCATGGCACGATTGCTATAGTGCTCAGACCGGCACGGCACAATCGAGCGGGCCGTGCCTAGGCCGCCACTCCTTCCCGTAGTGCCAGCCCGGGCATAGCCCGACTAAGGGTCATACCCGATAATGGCCCACTAACAGCCCACAAGTTGTTGTATATACTTTATTCTCTCTCTACCATAATTTTCAgcttcctctctctcctccctaGCCGGCGGCTGCCACTtgccccctctctctttcttctctcttcacGCACACCTTGCCTGGTGACCGGCGGCCTTCCCGCGCCGCCCTCTGCTCCTCCCCTCGTCGCCGTTCCGGTCGCCGCTGCTCCGGCCTCCCAGCGCTGCCGCTTCGGCCGCTCGACCTGCCCTGCCACCGGCGGCCGCTTGTCTGGCCGCTCGCCCTGCGCCTCTGCCCTTCCGGGCTCccaccggccgccgctcggAAGCCTCCCACAGGCTTGCAGGCCGTTGTCGGCCCGTCGTGCTCGCTGGGCTGGCCTGGCATGATTGACTTGCCTATGGGCCGTGCTTGGGCCATTGTAGCGTCATGTCGGGCTGCCCGGCACGGCCCGTTAACGTTTCCGTGCCAGACTGGGCCGTGCTACGAATGGGCCATCCCAAGATGGGCCCATGCCATGCTGGGCTGGGCGGCCCATTTGGCCATCTATAAGTGCCACCACTATTTACTCTCTCCATGGAAAATATAAACATTGGCACACTTTCTGCGGTAGTGCATAGCATAGTCAGCATCAACTAGTAGTTGTTCAACTGAACTGAACAGCCGTCCCTGCTGCCCCCATCGAGAGGAGAGGGCCGGAGCTGCCACTCTGGCCGCCGGTACCAGCATGCCAGCGTCGCATGGTGCTGCAAGCTACGCTACGCACCAAGCGGGGCAGCGGGCTTGGCTGACCCCCCAACGCCTCCCCTTCCATGGCTGGCGGGCTCCCCTCTCCGTCCCCACAAGCAAGCAAGACGCTTTGGCACAACGGGACAAGAGCCTTTTTTGACTCTTGCTTGCGTGTGGCTTCCTAGTCCTATAACCAACCCAAAAGGCAGGCGCCAAAAGGAGCCCCCCGGCCACAGCCAACCAACTAACCCCAGCGAGCTGAGGTCGATCGAGAGCGAGAGGAGATGAGATGAGATCTCGCTTGACTGAGTCGCACAGGCAGCCTTGCGCAACAAACTCACATTCCCCTCCACTAACTCCTGTTTCCTCGCTCTTTTCACTACTTTAGCGATatcctcctctcctcccgctGCAGCTCCATGCTTGGAAAGCAAGTCTGGATTGGATGAACGCCACTGGGCAGCTGCTTCCACATTTCTTTCTGAAGCTCATGAGAACGCCACTAGCTCTTTGTGCTGATGCAGTGGTTCAGCGACCCCGCTCGCTTGCGCACCTCATCGCGCCAAAGTCGTCTGAGTTCATCGAGGCTTCAAGTTCACTGAAAGATGTCCAAGAACTAGGAAGGTTCTATGTCTGTTCAGTGTCAACTCAATATGAACAATTTTGCACATCTTTCAGTTTTTGAGACCGAAAGATGTGCAAGAAGGTTTAGTGGCTTTTCATTGTCAAGCTAAGACGCAGAGCTTGCCCAAATAATGGTAGTTTCAGAGGACGAAAATTTTGGTCTGTTTTCTGGTCGTGTAAGGTAAATGCTCCGCAAAATTCACCGAGGAGGTCCCCAACCCAATAGACCGAAACAAATTTTGAAAACCTTGGATTCTCTGCTCATAGCTAACGCCCAAATCAGTTGGTTCCGTGTGCTTTGTCCAGCACATCTCGGTGGCCAAAAGCCTGCGCTACTCATTACTGTGCACTCTGCCTGCCCAGGCAGCAGCTAGCGAGCGGCAGTCATCCACTCATCAGCGCTTGCTCGTGCTGCTTGCGGCGACAGTGTCAGTGCGTGATGACCCATCGTCTGGCCATGGCGCCTTGCAATTTAATGCCACGACTGCTGCTGTTCGTTGCGAGCTTGCAACATGCCAACACGGAAGAAAATGGACTGTCGCCGGCGAGGAAAACTGTTACATGCACATCGTACAGACTACGAGGTCTGGATGGATGAccaccagcaccagcagcagAAAAGCTGCTCGCGATCCATGGATGACGCGGCAGCGTCTGCGCCTCCTCGATCGGGAGCCATGGCTGGCTGCCCGTGCCCGGCTTCCTTCACGCCGGCTGGGTCTGGGCGCCGGGCGTGGCGGGAGCGGCGCGGATGTCCTTGAGCACCCCCACGACCTGCTGCATCGTCGGCCGCTTGTCCGGCGAGTGCGCCGTGCAGAGGTACCCCACCCGCAGGCACTCCACCATCTcccgctccgcctccgccccggccGCGGCCTCGTCGCGGACCCGCGGGTCGACGATGTCCAGCGCCTTGCCGTCGCGGATGATGCCGCGCGCCCAGCTCACGGACGCCTCGTCCCACCCGGCCTGCCCCGTCACCAGCTCCAGCACCAGCGCCCCGAACGCGTACACGTCGCCCTCGGGCGTCGACGagtgctcgccgccggcggacgGGTGCCCGAAGTCCGAGATCCGGGGCTCCAGGTCCTCGCCGAGCAGGACGTTGGTCGGGACCAGGTGGCCGTGCACCACCGGCCCCGACCCGGCCCACCCCTGGTGCAGGAACGCGAGGCCCCGGGCGACCCCGAGCGCGATGCGGTGCCGGGTCGGCCAGTCGGAGACGGACCGCCtgtcctccgccgcctcccaggcgtcgccgccgcccatgTCGTCCATGTCGGGCCGCCCCGCTGGCAGCTCGTGCAGCCACCGGTGCAGGTCGCCCTTCTCCATGTACTCGTACAGTAGCAGCTTCTCCTTGCCTGCACCAATAAACGAGGTCGCTCGAAATTCAAATTTGCAATCTTGCGCTCAGCCTGCAGTGCATACAGTAGCGTGTTTTCGCTGCCTGCAAGTTCATCATCAGCGCAGTGCACCTAACCTAACTGCTCCAACTATGCGAGTCTCAGCTCAACAACACCAAGTCAATGGCTCCTTTTTTGCAAGAATGGATTGCATGGCGGCTACACTTTTCCACACTTTCTTTGGCAGTTTCTACATTGGCATTAGCAACTCGAAGAAGAGTAGTTGGTTTTATCAACTTCAATTAGACTAGTAAAAGTAGTATCAATATCGAATTGCGCTCACCTGCAATGCAGTAGCCAAGGAGTGGAAGAATGTTGGGGTGCCGGAGGCGCGCGAGCTCCCGGAACGCggtggccgcggccgccgggtTGTCGTCCTCGCCGAGCCCGGCCACGGCGCCCTCCACGACGCGCACGACGACGTGCAGGTCGCCGGGGAGCACGGCGCGGTACGCGGCGCCGCTGCGGCCGCCGCGCTCCGCGAGCTGCGACTCGCGGCCGAACCCGGACGTGGCCGCGGCCAGGTCGGCCAGCGTGAGCTGCATCAGCGGCCGCTCGAACAGCaccaccggcgccgccgccgcgcccttgGCCGCCGCCATCACcacgtcctcctcctcgtcctcgtcgcCCCACtgcggcttcttcttcctctcctcgtcgccttctcctcccttctttcTGCTCCTCAGCACGCCGCACGCCACGCACCCGACCAGGCAGAGCAGCATGGCCAGGGACGCCACCCCGCACATCGCCGCCACTGCCACGACGCTCAGATGCCGCCCCCTCttgctcctccacgtcgccttcCTTTCCGTCGTCGTCCCGCCGGAACCGCCCTGTTTTCTTTTCCCATGAGGAGGCGACGGCGACGGACGCCGCGGCGTTGCCGTCGAGTTCTCCGAGAACACCAGTGACGCATTCCCCGCGTGGACAAACGCCGAGTGGCCGAACTTCTTGACGGTGCCGGAATCGACCACGCCGGAGAACTTATTGTACGAgaggttcaacgaacgtatcccACCGAGCGGCGGCAGGTCGCCGGGGAACCTCCCCTGCATCGCGTTCCCGGACAGGTCGAGCTGCTCCACCCGCGCCAGCCGGCGCAGCCCCCGCGGCACCGCCCGGATCCTATTGGTCGACACGTCAAGCGCGACGAGCCCCGAGAGCGCTTCCACGCCCTCGACGCCGGTGAAGCGGTTGCGCGACACGTTGAGCGACAGGAGCCGCGGGGCGCGCTCCACCCGGAGCGCGCCGCCGAGCTGGTTGCGGGAGACGTCGACCGCGCGGAGCGACGGCGCGCGCCAGAAGCCGCCCGGGATGGCGCCCTGGAGCGCGTTCCCGGAGAGGTCGAGCGCGGCGAGCGCGGAGAGGTTGGCCAGCGCCGCCCACGAGACGGCGCCCGTGAGGTTCCGCGACGGCAGGCGTAGCTCCCGGACCGGCTGGCATGCCCTCACGCGGGGCGGGCGGAAGTTGCGCACGTGCCGGaacgcggcggcgatggcggccgcGTCGTCGCGGCCTGCGCATGACGAGGGGTCCGACGAGGAGGCGGGAAGCGAGGTGGCCAAGAGGAGgaccaggaggaggaggaggagggtggGGCGGACGTGGAGTGGCATCGGAGGAGCGCGACGTGTTGAGCTGC
The genomic region above belongs to Panicum hallii strain FIL2 chromosome 4, PHallii_v3.1, whole genome shotgun sequence and contains:
- the LOC112888617 gene encoding calmodulin-binding receptor kinase CaMRLK-like; amino-acid sequence: MGNQQLLTCMFQAHTQEDSMRKGEQQMVLNHLILPHLHSRRTIPFPSPPPPYSDQLPLLPLFNATPARIPSMTRSSTRRAPPMPLHVRPTLLLLLLVLLLATSLPASSSDPSSCAGRDDAAAIAAAFRHVRNFRPPRVRACQPVRELRLPSRNLTGAVSWAALANLSALAALDLSGNALQGAIPGGFWRAPSLRAVDVSRNQLGGALRVERAPRLLSLNVSRNRFTGVEGVEALSGLVALDVSTNRIRAVPRGLRRLARVEQLDLSGNAMQGRFPGDLPPLGGIRSLNLSYNKFSGVVDSGTVKKFGHSAFVHAGNASLVFSENSTATPRRPSPSPPHGKRKQGGSGGTTTERKATWRSKRGRHLSVVAVAAMCGVASLAMLLCLVGCVACGVLRSRKKGGEGDEERKKKPQWGDEDEEEDVVMAAAKGAAAAPVVLFERPLMQLTLADLAAATSGFGRESQLAERGGRSGAAYRAVLPGDLHVVVRVVEGAVAGLGEDDNPAAAATAFRELARLRHPNILPLLGYCIAGKEKLLLYEYMEKGDLHRWLHELPAGRPDMDDMGGGDAWEAAEDRRSVSDWPTRHRIALGVARGLAFLHQGWAGSGPVVHGHLVPTNVLLGEDLEPRISDFGHPSAGGEHSSTPEGDVYAFGALVLELVTGQAGWDEASVSWARGIIRDGKALDIVDPRVRDEAAAGAEAEREMVECLRVGYLCTAHSPDKRPTMQQVVGVLKDIRAAPATPGAQTQPA